The Candidatus Dependentiae bacterium genome contains a region encoding:
- the rpoC gene encoding DNA-directed RNA polymerase subunit beta': MLDRFREYINVAQFNAVRIGLASPEKIKSLSYGEVKKIETINYRTLKPERDGLFCARIFGPTKDWECNCGKYKRMKHRGITCEKCGVEVIQSRVRRERMGHIALVSPVVHIWYLKGIPSYLGLLLDLPVKNLERVVYFDAYIVVHQGKSPYPRKTLLTNAEYEQYIESNPEDIDFIAEIGAEAIYSLLSMIDLKNEITALQDEYSKTGSVAIRHKIMRRVRVFSGLLMAKLRPEWIVLQVLPVLPPDLRPLVPLEGGRFASSDLNELYRRVLNRNIRLQRLIEIEAPSVIIKNEKRMLQESVDALIDNGRRGQPVRGSNKRPLKSLSEMLRGKQGRFRQNLLGRRVDYSGRSVIVVDPELHMNQCGLPKIMALELFKSYVYAGLLEWEFAPNLRVAKRMVEELEPEVWDILEEVVKDHLVLLNRAPTLHRLGIQAFYPILVDGKAIKVHPLVCAAFNADFDGDQMAVHVPLSKRAQKESRELILSTKNILSPADGRPLTVPSQDMVLGLHYMTKVRRGAKGEGMVFANLQEVITAFQSEQIVLHAQIKVRLNGEIVTTTVGRVLLYEVLPEDIEFSWVNKVMKKGDLSALVEQIYYCFGDKEAVECLDGIKKLGFYYATASGISFSIADLLVPLQKDNIVENAEEEVGRVEELYMDGVITNRERYNKVIDIWGHATDNVAREMYKELEEQDNKAFLNENKAFEPFNPIFMMLDSGARGSREQIKQLVGMRGNMAKPNGDIMETPVKTNFKDGLSVFEYFISTHGARKGQSDTALKTANSGYLTRRLVDVAQDVVVTLDDCKTLGYIEINDLKESGDVVYPLAQRVFGRVVAADIKDPISGKLVCKQGDVIGREDVARLADSAVSKILMRSVLTCRVKRGVCAQCYGYDLSKGRLVDVGTTVGIIAAQSIGEPGTQLTMRTFHIGGTASGLAKRPYFTARHNGIITFRDVKTVKNRDGFNVVMSRKARLLIVSEDGRELQDHAVEYGSILHVVDKQVVTVGTKLVEWDSTSKVLLTEKRGNVEFVDLVENITIQERFEEAISKSSRIILEHKSEEYQPAIRIIDEQGNELVHYFLPAGSILSVNDGQRVEFGDVLVKIPREISRTKDITGGLPRIAELFEARMPKDAAIISDIDGEVVFGGLHRGMRKISVISKDQSFDYFVPRGKQLNVINGDRVRAGDQLTVGSPVLHDMLRILGPDIVQRYLVDKIQEIYRLQGINVNDKHIELIVRQMLRKVRVTNSGDTDFLVGDRVDRVHFGMVNALLKAEGKNPATAKPMLLGITQASLVTDSWISAASFQETTRILSEAAMFGQADYLYGLKENVIVGKLIPAGTGIPSFKQSYLGQEVSDLERQAQEEELRARQQALSSEQKK, from the coding sequence ATGCTTGATCGTTTTCGTGAATATATTAATGTTGCTCAGTTTAACGCTGTACGTATTGGGCTTGCCTCTCCTGAAAAAATAAAATCACTTTCTTATGGTGAAGTTAAAAAGATAGAAACAATTAACTATCGTACTTTGAAGCCAGAAAGAGACGGACTGTTTTGTGCACGTATTTTTGGTCCAACTAAGGATTGGGAATGTAATTGCGGTAAATATAAACGAATGAAGCATCGTGGAATTACATGTGAAAAATGCGGAGTTGAAGTAATTCAGTCTCGTGTTCGCCGTGAGCGTATGGGCCATATTGCCTTAGTATCTCCAGTGGTTCACATTTGGTACCTTAAAGGAATACCAAGCTATTTAGGGTTACTGCTGGATTTGCCAGTTAAAAATTTGGAACGTGTTGTTTATTTTGATGCGTATATTGTTGTGCATCAAGGCAAATCTCCTTATCCACGTAAAACGTTATTAACAAACGCAGAATATGAACAGTATATTGAATCAAATCCTGAGGATATAGATTTTATTGCTGAAATTGGTGCAGAGGCTATTTATTCACTTTTGAGTATGATTGATTTAAAGAATGAAATCACTGCATTACAGGATGAATACTCAAAAACAGGTTCTGTTGCGATTAGACATAAGATAATGCGTCGTGTAAGGGTATTTTCTGGGCTATTAATGGCTAAGTTACGTCCAGAATGGATTGTGCTTCAAGTGCTTCCTGTTTTACCTCCAGATTTGCGTCCGCTTGTACCATTAGAAGGTGGCCGTTTTGCAAGTTCTGATTTAAACGAATTATACAGAAGAGTATTAAATCGTAACATTCGTTTGCAACGCTTAATTGAAATTGAAGCGCCTTCGGTTATTATAAAAAATGAAAAACGTATGTTACAAGAATCTGTTGATGCCTTAATTGATAATGGTAGACGAGGTCAACCTGTTCGTGGTTCAAATAAGCGTCCATTAAAATCATTAAGTGAAATGTTGAGGGGAAAACAAGGACGATTCCGTCAAAACTTACTTGGCCGTCGCGTTGATTATTCTGGTCGATCAGTGATTGTGGTTGATCCTGAGCTTCATATGAATCAATGTGGATTACCAAAAATTATGGCTCTTGAATTATTTAAATCATATGTATACGCAGGTCTACTTGAGTGGGAGTTTGCGCCAAACTTACGTGTCGCAAAGCGTATGGTTGAAGAACTTGAGCCTGAAGTGTGGGATATTTTAGAAGAGGTTGTAAAAGATCACTTAGTATTACTTAATCGTGCTCCAACGTTACACAGGCTTGGTATACAAGCTTTTTATCCAATTTTAGTTGATGGTAAAGCAATTAAAGTACATCCGCTTGTTTGTGCAGCATTCAACGCTGACTTTGATGGTGATCAAATGGCTGTGCATGTACCATTAAGTAAGCGTGCACAAAAAGAAAGTAGAGAGTTGATTCTTTCTACAAAAAATATTCTTTCTCCAGCAGATGGTCGCCCACTTACCGTACCATCACAGGATATGGTTCTTGGTTTGCACTATATGACAAAGGTTCGTCGTGGTGCAAAAGGTGAAGGAATGGTTTTTGCTAATTTACAAGAAGTGATTACCGCATTTCAGTCTGAGCAAATTGTTTTACATGCACAAATCAAAGTACGTTTAAATGGTGAAATAGTTACAACCACTGTTGGGCGGGTGCTTTTGTATGAAGTGTTACCGGAAGATATAGAGTTTTCTTGGGTTAATAAGGTGATGAAAAAAGGGGATTTAAGTGCCTTGGTAGAACAAATTTATTATTGCTTTGGAGATAAAGAAGCTGTTGAGTGTCTTGATGGTATAAAGAAACTTGGTTTTTATTATGCAACGGCAAGTGGTATTTCTTTCTCCATAGCGGATTTATTAGTTCCTCTTCAAAAAGACAATATTGTTGAAAATGCTGAAGAAGAGGTTGGACGTGTTGAAGAGTTGTATATGGATGGTGTCATTACAAATCGTGAGCGATACAACAAAGTAATTGATATCTGGGGACATGCAACTGATAATGTTGCGCGCGAGATGTACAAAGAGCTTGAAGAGCAAGATAACAAGGCGTTTTTGAATGAGAATAAGGCATTTGAGCCCTTTAATCCTATTTTTATGATGTTAGACTCGGGAGCGCGTGGATCTCGAGAGCAAATTAAACAGTTGGTTGGTATGCGTGGTAACATGGCCAAGCCGAATGGTGATATTATGGAGACTCCTGTAAAAACCAATTTTAAAGATGGATTGAGTGTTTTTGAATACTTTATTTCAACTCACGGTGCACGTAAGGGTCAGTCTGATACAGCGCTCAAAACAGCAAACTCTGGTTATTTAACTCGTCGTTTGGTTGATGTTGCACAAGATGTTGTAGTAACATTAGATGACTGTAAAACTCTTGGTTATATAGAAATTAATGATTTAAAAGAGTCTGGTGACGTGGTTTACCCATTAGCTCAGCGCGTTTTTGGGCGTGTTGTTGCTGCAGACATAAAGGATCCAATTTCTGGAAAACTTGTTTGTAAGCAGGGTGATGTTATTGGTCGTGAAGATGTTGCTCGTCTTGCAGATTCTGCTGTTTCTAAAATCTTGATGCGTTCAGTTTTAACGTGTCGTGTCAAACGTGGTGTATGTGCTCAGTGTTATGGGTATGATCTATCAAAAGGTCGATTAGTGGATGTTGGTACAACCGTTGGTATTATTGCTGCGCAGTCAATTGGTGAACCAGGTACACAGTTGACCATGAGAACGTTCCATATTGGTGGTACGGCAAGTGGTTTGGCGAAAAGGCCATACTTCACTGCGCGTCACAATGGTATTATTACTTTTCGTGATGTAAAAACAGTAAAAAATAGAGATGGCTTTAATGTTGTTATGAGTCGTAAAGCACGTTTGCTTATTGTTTCAGAAGACGGTCGCGAACTACAAGATCATGCTGTAGAATATGGTTCTATTCTACACGTTGTTGATAAACAAGTGGTTACTGTTGGTACAAAGTTAGTTGAGTGGGATTCAACAAGTAAGGTATTACTTACTGAAAAAAGGGGGAACGTTGAGTTTGTAGATCTTGTTGAAAACATAACTATTCAGGAACGTTTTGAGGAGGCAATAAGCAAATCGAGCCGTATTATTTTAGAGCATAAGAGTGAAGAGTATCAGCCGGCGATACGTATTATCGATGAGCAAGGCAATGAGCTTGTTCACTACTTTTTGCCAGCTGGATCTATTCTAAGTGTTAATGATGGTCAGCGGGTTGAATTTGGTGATGTGCTTGTTAAAATTCCTCGAGAAATTTCTCGTACAAAAGATATTACCGGTGGTTTACCTCGTATTGCTGAGTTGTTTGAAGCTCGTATGCCAAAAGATGCAGCGATTATTTCCGATATTGATGGCGAAGTTGTATTTGGTGGTTTACACAGGGGTATGCGTAAAATTTCTGTTATATCAAAAGATCAATCATTTGATTATTTTGTGCCAAGAGGTAAACAGCTTAATGTTATCAATGGTGATAGAGTGCGTGCTGGCGATCAATTGACAGTAGGTTCTCCCGTGTTACATGATATGTTACGTATTCTAGGGCCTGATATAGTGCAACGTTATCTTGTTGATAAAATTCAAGAGATCTATCGACTTCAAGGTATTAATGTTAACGATAAACATATTGAACTGATTGTACGACAAATGTTGCGTAAAGTACGCGTAACTAATTCGGGTGACACAGATTTCTTAGTTGGCGATCGTGTTGATCGAGTGCATTTTGGTATGGTCAATGCATTGCTTAAAGCTGAGGGTAAAAACCCTGCAACAGCAAAACCGATGCTTTTGGGAATTACTCAGGCATCATTGGTTACCGATAGTTGGATTTCGGCTGCTTCATTTCAGGAAACAACGCGTATTTTGTCCGAAGCAGCAATGTTTGGTCAAGCGGATTATCTGTACGGTCTTAAAGAGAACGTTATTGTAGGTAAATTGATTCCTGCAGGTACTGGAATACCAAGCTTTAAGCAAAGTTATTTGGGACAAGAAGTTTCTGACTTGGAGCGTCAAGCGCAAGAAGAAGAGCTAAGAGCACGCCAGCAAGCATTATCGAGTGAACAAAAAAAATAA
- a CDS encoding phosphoglucosamine mutase — protein MRKNLFGTDGIRGPVGNQPLTQQSLIRLGNALGQWVIQFHGENKTILIGHDTRKSCSFIKAALHTGLLLNPITIYDAQVLPTPTVSQLVQKTDLFACGIIISASHNPHQDNGIKLITKHGKLGEEDETMLTELFYENEKNKIHYNHLGTQESWPDGQRLYSAHVASFFEPNFLRGITVALDCAHGATYKIAPSLFKQFGAYTHVINRHPNGTNINHECGSVYPEQLQKEVIKHNADAGFAFDGDGDRVIAVNKNGEVKNGDDILALLLAHSNYKKQSALVGTCITNYGFERFLQQHDKKLIRAAVGDKYVVQKLYEHDLLLGGEQSGHIIMRDYLDSGDGIFTALRVLQTMIQTSNWTMNSFTTYPQVQINIPIYEKKDLSKEPIASIIATHKTRLPDGRLVVRYSGTENVLRIMVEDTDATHAEFLAHDLSHALQNQL, from the coding sequence ATGAGAAAAAATTTGTTTGGTACTGATGGAATAAGGGGACCCGTTGGCAATCAACCACTTACACAACAATCACTGATACGGCTTGGCAATGCTCTAGGGCAATGGGTTATACAGTTTCATGGCGAAAATAAAACAATCTTAATCGGACACGATACAAGAAAATCATGCTCTTTTATCAAAGCAGCTTTACATACCGGTCTATTACTCAATCCAATCACTATATATGATGCACAAGTGCTACCAACACCAACAGTATCACAACTTGTTCAAAAAACAGACTTGTTTGCATGTGGTATCATTATTTCTGCCTCACATAATCCACACCAAGACAATGGTATTAAGCTCATTACTAAACATGGTAAACTTGGTGAAGAAGACGAAACAATGTTAACAGAGCTCTTTTACGAAAATGAAAAAAATAAAATTCATTATAATCATCTTGGTACTCAAGAATCATGGCCAGATGGACAACGACTATATAGCGCACACGTAGCTTCTTTTTTTGAGCCTAACTTTTTACGTGGAATTACAGTTGCACTTGATTGTGCACATGGTGCCACATATAAAATAGCACCATCACTATTTAAACAATTTGGTGCCTACACGCACGTTATAAACAGACATCCAAATGGCACAAATATAAATCATGAATGTGGTTCTGTATACCCAGAACAACTACAAAAAGAAGTAATTAAGCATAATGCTGATGCCGGCTTTGCTTTTGATGGAGATGGAGATCGCGTTATAGCCGTCAACAAAAATGGCGAAGTAAAAAATGGTGACGATATTCTTGCATTGCTACTTGCCCATAGCAACTATAAAAAACAATCTGCACTCGTTGGCACATGTATTACTAATTATGGATTCGAACGTTTTTTACAGCAACATGATAAAAAGCTTATCAGGGCTGCCGTCGGCGACAAATATGTTGTTCAAAAACTGTATGAGCATGACCTACTACTTGGAGGCGAACAATCTGGACACATCATCATGCGTGATTACCTCGATAGCGGTGACGGTATATTCACTGCACTACGTGTATTACAAACTATGATACAAACAAGCAATTGGACAATGAATAGTTTTACTACGTATCCACAAGTTCAAATTAACATTCCTATTTACGAAAAAAAAGATTTATCGAAAGAACCAATTGCATCCATAATTGCCACCCATAAGACACGCTTACCTGACGGACGACTCGTAGTACGATACTCTGGCACTGAAAATGTACTCCGTATTATGGTAGAAGATACTGATGCCACACATGCTGAATTTTTGGCACACGATCTATCCCATGCTCTGCAAAATCAATTATAA
- a CDS encoding DUF502 domain-containing protein: MLITHICNLIKQFLSGFFSFLWSLFLNGLLTILPLIATIGFFHLSLKLLKNWLEPIRQWKPKAIEQFPLIEKVITFLFENIPYFEIIVAFIIILIVGIIVRVVLLKTIISGIEALLLKLPLIRPVYSGIKQLTAALDPQNELVFQKVVLFEFPRHGAYSIGFLTGEVPIGLAPNNTEKFFSVYVPTTPNPTSGFYIIMAEKDLTITNLTRQEATTIIISGGIIQPERFNSKNLSQNS, encoded by the coding sequence ATGCTGATAACACATATTTGTAACTTAATAAAACAATTTTTGAGCGGTTTTTTTTCTTTTTTATGGTCACTTTTTCTCAATGGTTTGCTCACTATTTTGCCTCTTATTGCAACCATTGGATTTTTTCATCTTTCTCTTAAATTACTTAAAAACTGGCTTGAACCAATTCGCCAATGGAAGCCAAAAGCAATCGAGCAATTTCCACTCATAGAAAAAGTAATAACCTTTTTATTTGAGAATATACCCTACTTTGAAATTATTGTTGCATTTATAATTATACTCATTGTTGGTATTATTGTACGAGTTGTTCTTTTAAAAACAATTATCAGCGGTATTGAAGCACTTCTTTTAAAGCTTCCTCTCATTCGCCCGGTATATTCTGGAATAAAGCAACTAACAGCAGCACTTGACCCACAAAACGAGCTTGTATTCCAAAAGGTAGTCCTTTTTGAGTTTCCTCGCCATGGCGCATATAGTATCGGATTTTTAACAGGAGAAGTACCAATTGGACTTGCACCAAATAATACAGAAAAATTTTTTAGTGTATATGTACCGACAACACCAAACCCAACAAGCGGTTTTTATATTATTATGGCAGAAAAAGATTTAACAATAACTAATCTGACCCGCCAAGAAGCGACTACAATTATTATTTCTGGTGGCATTATTCAACCCGAACGATTTAATAGCAAAAACCTATCCCAAAATTCATAG
- the rph gene encoding ribonuclease PH, protein MKRVGNRAADRMRKVTVTYNAFGQAPGNVLIELGNTKVLCSVSMQQHVPPFLKGTKTGWLTAEYSMLPMATRIRVQRASSAVKKNSRSIEISRLIGRSLRSIIKLEKFGERTIIVDCDVLHADGSTRTAAISGSYLALRQAIQTWLYKGILTGGSVEDYLVDGIAAVSVGIADGVALLDINFAEDSQIDADYNFVLTRSGSVIEIQGSSEKALVSWQQFDAMRTLAIKGVSQLFKEFERISPEVKSRDKVSLFSLANRQKTLQ, encoded by the coding sequence ATGAAACGAGTCGGTAATCGTGCGGCAGATCGCATGAGAAAAGTTACGGTTACGTATAATGCGTTTGGCCAAGCACCAGGCAATGTTTTAATCGAGTTGGGAAATACCAAAGTTTTGTGTTCTGTGAGTATGCAGCAACATGTTCCACCATTTTTAAAGGGAACCAAGACAGGTTGGCTCACGGCGGAGTATTCTATGTTGCCAATGGCAACGAGAATTCGGGTGCAGCGAGCTTCATCGGCTGTAAAGAAAAATAGTCGGTCAATCGAAATATCTCGTTTAATTGGTAGATCCTTACGTTCTATCATAAAATTAGAAAAGTTTGGTGAGCGTACAATTATTGTTGATTGCGATGTGTTACATGCTGATGGAAGTACAAGAACAGCTGCTATTTCAGGCTCGTATCTTGCATTACGTCAGGCTATACAAACGTGGTTGTATAAGGGAATTCTTACTGGAGGATCGGTCGAAGATTATTTAGTTGATGGTATTGCGGCGGTTTCTGTTGGCATTGCAGACGGTGTTGCATTACTTGATATTAATTTTGCAGAAGACAGCCAAATAGATGCTGATTATAATTTTGTGTTGACACGGTCAGGTTCTGTAATTGAAATTCAAGGATCGAGTGAGAAAGCGCTTGTTTCTTGGCAGCAATTTGATGCAATGCGTACTTTAGCTATTAAGGGTGTTTCTCAACTATTTAAAGAGTTTGAAAGAATTAGTCCAGAGGTTAAATCTCGTGATAAGGTTTCGCTCTTTAGTTTGGCAAATCGGCAGAAAACGTTACAATAA
- the rpsO gene encoding 30S ribosomal protein S15 codes for MLNREKKKQLVEEFGQSEKNTGAIEVQVAMLTERIHQLTEHLKENHKDFSSKRGLLKMVSQRRTFLQYLKKTDAAKYTSLIERLHLKK; via the coding sequence ATACTCAATAGAGAAAAGAAAAAACAGTTGGTTGAAGAATTTGGTCAAAGTGAAAAAAATACTGGAGCGATAGAGGTGCAAGTTGCGATGTTGACTGAGCGTATTCATCAGTTAACTGAGCATTTGAAGGAAAATCATAAAGATTTTTCGTCTAAGCGAGGTTTGTTGAAAATGGTTTCTCAACGTCGTACTTTTTTACAATATTTGAAGAAAACAGATGCAGCAAAGTATACGTCTCTTATTGAGCGTTTGCATCTTAAAAAATAA
- the pnp gene encoding polyribonucleotide nucleotidyltransferase: MGKTFSLPEFGYEVTLGKFADQADGAVWLKQGGTVVLATVVSSAGKDFPGFFPLTVDYREQFAAAGKIPGGYYKREGKSTEKEVLTSRLVDRAIRPLFPENYFNQVQVLTTVYSVDKKHQPAPLALLASSLALTISKMPFMGPVGVIEVGRVNNGQWVFNPLYAREKESDVRLVIAGTKEGICMVEGECNEISEQEFIDVMFQAHEKIKEQVTWQEKIQQEVGVAKEEDADEYKWDSWSQKISDFLNDDRIKNMYIADKVERNNYLKALQKEFEELYIQEVDDALLPDGVIGTIFGQIINKKITDHMLKTQRRVDNRTFDQVRKIDVEVGLLPFTHGSAMFKRGGTQALVTVTLGGGQDEQRVESIMEDEAPAKTFMLDYNFPPFSVGEVRPLRGPGRREVGHGNLAASSLKYMLPHKQEFPYTIRVVADMLSSDGSTSMATVCGSTMGLMHAGVPIRKMVSGIAMGLLRGRDGQLAVLSDITGFEDAFGLMDFKVVGTQDGITAIQMDIKYKGGLSRDVFEKSLTQARQGRLHILKEMSKVMSEPNVALSELVPKLITMQIDTDKIGAIIGAGGKTIREIIEKTKCNSIDIDADGLVKIFGGPEADMDMAVGWIKVLAGQIEINSIFDGIVRRVVDFGLFVELVPGQDGLVHVSNIPRDKQRTFMKDFKNGDPVKVQVVDYDPETGRIRLKMMQ; the protein is encoded by the coding sequence ATGGGAAAAACATTTAGTCTACCTGAATTTGGATATGAAGTAACACTTGGTAAATTTGCAGATCAAGCTGATGGTGCTGTTTGGCTTAAGCAAGGGGGTACGGTTGTCTTGGCAACGGTTGTATCATCAGCGGGTAAGGATTTTCCTGGTTTTTTTCCGTTGACGGTTGATTATCGTGAGCAATTTGCTGCTGCCGGAAAAATTCCGGGTGGTTATTACAAACGAGAGGGTAAATCAACAGAAAAAGAAGTGCTAACTTCACGGCTAGTTGATCGTGCTATCCGTCCGCTTTTTCCAGAAAACTATTTTAACCAAGTACAAGTTTTGACAACTGTTTATTCTGTTGATAAAAAACATCAACCTGCTCCTTTGGCATTGCTTGCAAGTTCATTGGCGCTTACAATATCAAAAATGCCATTTATGGGTCCTGTGGGTGTCATAGAGGTTGGGCGTGTAAATAATGGGCAGTGGGTGTTTAACCCGTTGTATGCAAGAGAGAAAGAGTCTGATGTGCGTTTGGTTATTGCTGGTACAAAAGAAGGTATTTGCATGGTAGAAGGTGAGTGCAACGAGATATCAGAGCAAGAGTTTATTGATGTTATGTTCCAAGCGCATGAAAAAATTAAAGAGCAAGTTACGTGGCAAGAAAAGATTCAGCAAGAAGTTGGTGTAGCAAAAGAAGAAGATGCTGATGAGTACAAATGGGATTCATGGTCGCAAAAAATTAGTGACTTTTTAAATGATGATCGTATAAAAAATATGTACATTGCTGATAAAGTTGAACGAAACAATTACCTCAAAGCTCTTCAAAAAGAGTTTGAAGAGCTGTACATTCAGGAGGTTGACGATGCATTATTACCAGATGGTGTTATCGGTACTATTTTTGGACAGATTATTAATAAAAAAATCACCGATCACATGCTCAAAACGCAAAGACGTGTTGATAATAGAACTTTTGATCAAGTTCGAAAAATTGATGTTGAAGTTGGATTATTACCGTTTACCCATGGTTCTGCAATGTTTAAACGTGGTGGTACGCAAGCACTTGTTACGGTAACACTTGGTGGTGGTCAAGATGAGCAACGTGTAGAAAGTATTATGGAAGACGAAGCACCAGCAAAAACGTTTATGCTGGATTATAATTTTCCACCATTTTCAGTTGGGGAAGTTCGTCCGTTGCGTGGGCCAGGTAGACGTGAGGTTGGTCACGGTAATTTAGCAGCGTCATCTTTGAAGTATATGCTACCTCATAAGCAAGAGTTTCCTTATACCATACGTGTTGTTGCAGATATGTTGTCTTCGGATGGTTCTACATCTATGGCTACTGTGTGCGGTTCGACTATGGGGTTGATGCATGCTGGTGTACCAATTAGGAAAATGGTAAGTGGTATAGCAATGGGCTTGCTCAGAGGGCGTGATGGCCAATTAGCAGTTCTTTCAGATATTACCGGATTTGAAGATGCTTTTGGTTTAATGGATTTTAAAGTTGTTGGTACACAAGACGGTATAACAGCAATTCAAATGGATATAAAATATAAAGGTGGATTATCTCGAGATGTTTTTGAAAAATCTCTAACTCAAGCCAGACAGGGTCGTTTACATATTTTGAAGGAAATGAGCAAGGTAATGAGTGAGCCAAATGTTGCATTATCTGAACTTGTACCGAAGCTTATTACTATGCAAATTGATACCGACAAAATAGGCGCTATCATTGGTGCAGGCGGAAAAACAATTCGTGAAATTATCGAAAAAACAAAATGTAACTCTATTGATATTGATGCTGATGGATTAGTCAAAATCTTTGGTGGACCGGAAGCGGATATGGATATGGCTGTTGGCTGGATTAAAGTGTTAGCTGGTCAGATAGAGATTAATTCTATATTTGATGGTATTGTTAGACGTGTTGTTGACTTTGGCCTTTTTGTTGAGCTTGTACCAGGTCAAGATGGATTGGTTCATGTTTCTAATATTCCACGCGATAAACAACGTACTTTTATGAAGGATTTCAAAAACGGTGATCCTGTAAAAGTCCAGGTGGTTGATTATGATCCTGAGACAGGAAGAATTCGCTTGAAAATGATGCAATAG